The following are encoded in a window of Staphylococcus piscifermentans genomic DNA:
- a CDS encoding CorA family divalent cation transporter, translating to MYQNENQQIITTSHLDKVPKNSGFVWYDCIQPTKEEKEYLQNDLNLDQNEVASSIYTLGHPDIYHNAEEDIKHIIVHTLDTKDFSARPLNITITENSLVTIHQSKIPLIDYLQESLEKGSIKPDAEMITLKLLHKIIESYFAYVGEIEEEVFNLEYQNVDSDRNKKMMREVYDIRAEIIKLKRVILPMEQLVETIQTSNHFNENQHKKRLVHRILNQLKHQTATLKACEELTDEIKDNNESYHSSRINSVINVLTILSSIFFPLTLLTGWFGMNFTNMPELHWKYSYFVFIGITVVLSIALIVLFKKKRWF from the coding sequence ATGTATCAAAACGAAAATCAACAAATTATCACCACCAGCCACTTAGATAAAGTGCCCAAAAATAGCGGCTTTGTTTGGTATGACTGTATCCAACCTACCAAAGAGGAAAAGGAATATCTTCAAAACGACTTGAATTTAGATCAAAATGAAGTGGCTTCTTCAATTTACACGTTAGGCCATCCCGATATTTACCATAATGCTGAAGAAGATATTAAGCACATCATCGTGCACACATTGGACACGAAAGATTTTTCGGCTCGACCGTTGAATATTACGATTACGGAAAATAGTTTAGTCACGATTCATCAGTCTAAAATACCGCTCATCGATTATTTACAAGAATCATTAGAAAAAGGCTCAATTAAGCCGGATGCCGAAATGATTACTCTGAAGTTATTGCATAAGATTATCGAATCTTATTTTGCTTATGTAGGAGAAATTGAGGAAGAAGTATTTAATTTGGAATATCAAAATGTAGATTCCGATCGTAATAAAAAAATGATGAGGGAAGTTTACGATATTCGAGCTGAAATTATTAAATTGAAGCGCGTTATCTTACCTATGGAGCAACTAGTAGAAACGATTCAGACATCTAACCATTTCAATGAGAACCAACATAAGAAGCGCTTGGTGCATCGCATCTTAAATCAATTGAAGCATCAAACCGCAACTTTGAAGGCCTGTGAAGAATTAACCGACGAAATTAAAGATAATAATGAATCGTATCATTCGAGCCGTATCAATAGTGTGATTAATGTCTTAACTATACTATCTTCTATCTTTTTCCCACTCACACTTCTTACAGGATGGTTCGGAATGAACTTCACCAATATGCCGGAGCTGCACTGGAAATACAGTTATTTCGTATTCATCGGCATTACGGTCGTGTTATCTATTGCATTGATTGTGTTATTTAAAAAGAAAAGATGGTTTTGA
- the nagB gene encoding glucosamine-6-phosphate deaminase: MNIYNLKDKSTASIYTAIALLKTIKNNPQAILGLATGSTMVELYPQFTDLLRANQVDVSGVHTFNLDEYVGLEATHPQSYYTYMHERLFNQYEGWQESNIHIPNGKSDEAVDEGARYEQLLHEMGRPDIQILGIGENGHIGFNEPGTSFESTTSIVDLTPSTLHANSIHFEHADDVPKQAVSMGLSSIMRAERIILLAFGEKKIDAIRRLATGEISEELPASILHRHSNVEVIVDDVIFKALH, encoded by the coding sequence ATGAACATTTATAACTTGAAAGATAAAAGTACAGCGAGTATATATACAGCAATTGCATTATTAAAGACGATTAAAAATAATCCGCAAGCGATTTTGGGATTAGCGACAGGTTCTACTATGGTTGAACTTTACCCGCAATTTACCGATTTGTTAAGAGCGAATCAAGTGGATGTCAGCGGGGTACATACGTTTAATCTAGATGAATATGTAGGGTTGGAGGCAACACATCCGCAAAGTTACTATACTTACATGCATGAGCGCTTATTCAATCAGTATGAAGGTTGGCAAGAATCTAATATTCATATTCCTAATGGGAAGTCTGATGAGGCGGTTGATGAAGGCGCACGTTATGAGCAATTGCTGCATGAAATGGGACGACCGGATATTCAAATTCTAGGTATTGGAGAAAATGGCCACATTGGTTTTAATGAGCCGGGCACTTCCTTTGAGAGTACTACGAGTATTGTTGATCTGACGCCTTCTACACTACATGCAAACAGTATCCATTTTGAACATGCCGATGATGTGCCGAAACAAGCGGTTTCCATGGGACTGTCTTCAATTATGCGGGCAGAACGTATTATCTTGCTGGCTTTTGGCGAGAAAAAAATTGATGCGATTCGCCGCTTGGCTACTGGAGAAATTTCTGAGGAGCTACCAGCCTCTATCTTGCATCGCCATTCTAATGTCGAAGTTATTGTAGACGATGTCATTTTCAAAGCACTTCACTAA
- a CDS encoding N-acetylmannosamine-6-phosphate 2-epimerase, with product MECVGMLPQGLIVSCQALPDEPLHSSFIMSKLALAAYEGGAVGIRANTKEDIEAIKAEVPLPVIGIVKRDYEGSEVFITATSKEVDELIESGCDVIALDATKQERPQETLAELVAYIREHAPHTEIMADISTVDEAINADQLGFDYIGTTLRGYTHYTKGHILYENDFAFLKEILEKVEAKVIAEGNVITPEMYRTVSNLGVHCTVVGGAITRPKQITERFVQAAEE from the coding sequence ATGGAGTGTGTCGGAATGTTACCACAAGGATTAATTGTTTCATGCCAAGCATTGCCTGATGAACCGTTGCATTCATCATTTATTATGTCGAAATTAGCCCTCGCAGCTTATGAAGGCGGAGCGGTCGGAATTCGCGCCAATACGAAAGAAGATATTGAAGCGATTAAAGCAGAGGTGCCCTTGCCTGTCATTGGTATTGTAAAGCGAGATTACGAAGGTTCTGAGGTGTTTATCACCGCCACGTCTAAGGAAGTCGATGAATTAATCGAAAGCGGCTGTGACGTTATCGCCTTAGATGCCACAAAGCAAGAGCGCCCTCAAGAAACCTTAGCTGAATTAGTCGCTTATATTCGCGAACATGCGCCTCACACAGAAATCATGGCGGACATTTCTACTGTAGACGAAGCCATCAACGCCGATCAACTAGGCTTCGATTACATCGGTACGACCCTGCGCGGCTACACTCACTATACTAAAGGGCACATTTTGTACGAGAATGACTTTGCTTTTTTAAAAGAAATCTTGGAAAAGGTGGAGGCCAAAGTGATTGCGGAGGGCAATGTGATTACTCCGGAAATGTATCGAACTGTCAGCAATCTCGGCGTTCATTGCACAGTAGTAGGCGGCGCGATTACTCGTCCGAAACAAATTACCGAACGCTTTGTACAAGCAGCAGAAGAATAG
- a CDS encoding MurR/RpiR family transcriptional regulator: MKFESRVQQSRHLLTKMDKKIVAFIQENELDDSFSTINSLAHAIGTSPATITRFSNKLNYANFQDMKFNLQHEKSERVVENAPLVQQIHRYHQNIIQQTGEFISEEKIKRFAHYLKTSRQVNYAGLGSSGLTASEFYYRTLRMGVKGMVSTDAHQMKISASLLSSKDMFVAISNSGETTELAEAAQIAHKQGAYVVVITNYEGSTITQHANLVLITSDQSRVHDTRFINTQIATTFLMDIVCYLLLKNDYMHKLYQHTRHTILGKKDL; this comes from the coding sequence GTGAAGTTTGAAAGTCGCGTTCAGCAAAGCCGTCATTTACTGACGAAAATGGATAAAAAGATAGTGGCGTTTATACAAGAAAATGAATTAGATGATAGTTTCTCAACTATTAATTCGCTGGCACACGCAATCGGTACATCACCAGCCACTATTACACGTTTCAGCAACAAATTAAATTATGCGAACTTCCAAGATATGAAATTCAATCTGCAACATGAGAAGTCTGAAAGAGTAGTGGAAAATGCGCCATTAGTCCAGCAAATCCATCGTTACCATCAAAATATTATTCAACAAACAGGAGAATTTATTTCCGAGGAAAAAATCAAACGCTTCGCACACTATTTGAAAACCAGTCGCCAAGTCAACTACGCAGGACTAGGCAGTTCAGGACTGACCGCAAGCGAATTTTACTATCGCACCTTACGCATGGGAGTAAAAGGCATGGTTTCAACCGATGCACACCAAATGAAAATTTCTGCCTCCTTGCTTTCCTCAAAAGATATGTTCGTAGCCATTTCCAATAGCGGAGAAACTACAGAGCTTGCAGAAGCTGCACAAATCGCTCATAAACAAGGCGCTTACGTCGTCGTCATCACAAACTATGAAGGCAGCACCATTACCCAACATGCTAATCTCGTCCTCATTACCAGCGATCAATCACGCGTACACGATACACGCTTTATCAACACACAAATCGCGACCACCTTTCTGATGGACATCGTATGTTACCTGTTGCTGAAGAACGATTATATGCATAAACTTTATCAACATACACGCCACACCATTCTGGGAAAGAAAGATTTGTAA
- a CDS encoding ROK family protein gives MYSIAVDIGGTNIKAAVLNDELDIVKYVKIPTPDNKEVLIVEKVYRLIRDYIEQYALASPFIGISSAGVIDSERGEVVYTGPTIQNFDGTNFYQALSDLSNQIKIYNDVDAALLRELAFHQYEEENIFCLTLGTGIGGAFYNHKLGLYAGERHRANEIGYLLYRAEDDKTFEKRASTAALKELMQKWEFEFASNVPRLFELAETGDTLAQAILNEWATHVAEGIAQIQIMYDPGLILIGGGISAQGAALLKYIEPKVHDFLPPDYGVARLQTTQTENHAALFGVVSQR, from the coding sequence ATGTATAGTATTGCAGTAGATATCGGCGGAACGAACATCAAAGCTGCCGTCTTAAATGATGAGTTAGATATCGTAAAATATGTGAAGATACCGACACCTGATAATAAAGAAGTACTCATTGTGGAGAAAGTGTATCGCTTAATTAGAGATTATATTGAACAATATGCACTGGCTTCACCCTTTATCGGTATCTCAAGTGCCGGAGTAATTGATTCAGAGCGCGGAGAGGTTGTTTATACCGGCCCTACTATTCAAAACTTTGATGGCACAAATTTTTACCAAGCTTTAAGTGACTTATCTAATCAAATAAAGATTTATAACGATGTAGACGCTGCACTATTAAGAGAACTGGCTTTTCATCAATATGAAGAAGAAAATATTTTCTGTTTAACTTTAGGTACAGGGATTGGCGGTGCATTTTATAATCACAAATTAGGTTTATATGCGGGAGAACGGCATCGTGCGAATGAGATTGGTTACCTGCTGTATCGTGCTGAAGACGATAAAACTTTTGAAAAACGTGCTTCGACTGCTGCTTTAAAAGAATTGATGCAGAAATGGGAATTTGAGTTTGCATCGAATGTTCCTCGCTTATTTGAATTAGCAGAAACTGGTGATACACTTGCGCAAGCTATTTTGAATGAATGGGCTACTCATGTTGCAGAGGGAATTGCGCAAATTCAGATTATGTATGATCCGGGATTGATTTTAATCGGCGGCGGAATTTCTGCTCAAGGTGCTGCCTTATTAAAATATATCGAACCTAAAGTGCATGATTTCTTACCTCCTGATTATGGGGTGGCACGTTTGCAAACAACTCAAACTGAGAATCATGCTGCCCTATTCGGTGTGGTCTCTCAAAGATAA
- a CDS encoding N-acetylneuraminate lyase, whose product MFGGKQDGRKLKGLYAALLVPFDENGQVKEEGLKAIAKNAIENEGLDGLYVNGSSGENFLINTAQKKQIFKIAKEAVGDDVKLIAQIGALDLNEAIELGKYATELGYDALSAVTPFYYPLSFEEIKQYYFDLIEATQNKMIVYSIPDLTGVNINVEQFGELFNHEKIIGVKYTAPNFFLLERLRKAYPDKLIFSGFDEMLIQAVASGVDGAIGSTFNVNGKRTRQIFELAQQGKVDEAYQVQHETNNIIAKVLELGLYPTLKEILKYRGIDSGLPKRPFAPFNEENRAALDDLVKQYNL is encoded by the coding sequence ATGTTTGGAGGAAAGCAAGATGGAAGAAAATTGAAAGGGTTATATGCCGCATTACTTGTACCATTTGATGAAAATGGCCAAGTCAAAGAAGAAGGATTAAAGGCTATTGCCAAGAATGCGATTGAAAATGAAGGATTAGATGGACTATATGTAAATGGAAGTTCAGGAGAGAACTTCTTAATTAATACAGCACAGAAGAAACAAATCTTTAAAATTGCAAAAGAAGCTGTCGGAGACGACGTGAAATTGATTGCGCAAATCGGCGCGCTTGATTTAAATGAAGCAATTGAACTCGGTAAATATGCGACTGAACTTGGCTATGATGCACTTTCAGCAGTCACACCGTTTTATTATCCACTCTCTTTTGAAGAAATTAAACAATATTACTTTGACTTAATTGAAGCAACTCAAAATAAGATGATTGTTTACTCCATTCCTGATCTGACAGGAGTTAATATCAACGTCGAGCAATTTGGCGAACTTTTCAATCATGAGAAAATTATTGGCGTGAAATACACAGCGCCTAATTTCTTCTTATTAGAACGTTTACGTAAAGCTTATCCAGATAAACTCATTTTCTCAGGCTTTGATGAAATGTTGATCCAAGCAGTTGCTTCAGGTGTAGACGGTGCCATCGGTTCTACATTTAATGTCAACGGTAAACGTACACGTCAAATCTTCGAATTAGCGCAACAAGGCAAAGTCGACGAAGCTTATCAAGTTCAACATGAAACAAACAATATTATTGCTAAAGTTTTAGAATTAGGACTGTATCCGACATTAAAAGAAATCTTGAAATATCGCGGTATCGATAGCGGTTTACCAAAACGCCCATTCGCGCCATTCAACGAAGAGAACAGAGCAGCTTTAGATGATTTAGTAAAACAATACAATTTGTAA
- a CDS encoding sodium:solute symporter — protein MQQVGFGAWNWVAVILYLVVMLIVGAYFTKRASQSTDSFFTASGRLPSWAIGFSIYATTLSAITFMSTPEKAFLTDWSYIAGNIAIVAIIPLLIAFYVPFFKKLKVTSAYEYLEARFGPSVRVIGSLLFVIFHLGRIAIVIYLPTLAITAVSDINPYLVASLVGILCILYTFLGGFEGVVWSDFIQGVILLGGALMIIIIGAMEIKGGFGTIAHDAVANKKLLSADNWKLNSAAAALPIIFLGNIFNNLHQYTASQDVVQRYQASDSIDETKKSLWINGILALISAPIFYGMGTMMYSFYKHSDSLPEGFNTSSVVPYFILTEMPPFVGGLLIAAIFAAAQSTISSSLNSISACISEDIKDRFFGKGKDEKSEVLFARITIVVAGLLSYCIAIYLIAADSNNLWDLFLLVTGLFGVPLAGIFAVGIFTKRANTLGVIVGLLAGVVIAYLMKGVGGANSPFYVSIISFFIAFIFGYLISLFVPAKNAKDITALTIYDKDKPSTYVSKVATRK, from the coding sequence ATGCAACAGGTTGGTTTTGGCGCATGGAACTGGGTTGCCGTTATTTTGTATCTCGTAGTGATGCTGATAGTGGGAGCCTACTTTACCAAACGTGCAAGTCAAAGCACAGATAGTTTCTTTACAGCAAGCGGACGCCTTCCTTCATGGGCAATAGGTTTCTCAATTTATGCAACGACATTAAGTGCAATTACATTTATGTCAACACCAGAAAAGGCCTTTCTGACAGATTGGTCCTATATTGCTGGAAACATTGCAATTGTTGCAATTATTCCGTTATTAATTGCATTTTACGTACCATTCTTTAAAAAATTAAAGGTCACATCAGCATATGAATACTTAGAAGCACGTTTCGGACCGAGTGTGCGTGTTATTGGTTCATTGCTCTTCGTGATTTTCCACTTAGGACGTATCGCCATTGTTATCTATTTACCGACATTAGCAATTACAGCAGTGTCTGATATCAATCCTTATCTAGTAGCGAGTTTAGTGGGTATCTTATGTATTCTGTACACATTCTTAGGTGGATTTGAAGGCGTAGTATGGAGCGACTTTATCCAAGGCGTCATTTTACTAGGAGGCGCTTTGATGATTATCATCATTGGTGCTATGGAAATCAAAGGCGGCTTTGGTACTATTGCTCACGATGCCGTCGCAAACAAGAAATTACTCAGCGCCGATAACTGGAAATTAAATTCAGCTGCTGCAGCGTTGCCGATTATTTTCCTGGGAAATATTTTTAATAACTTACATCAATATACAGCCAGTCAAGACGTTGTTCAACGTTACCAAGCTTCCGACTCTATTGATGAAACGAAGAAATCACTGTGGATCAACGGTATATTAGCCTTAATCTCAGCACCGATTTTCTACGGCATGGGAACAATGATGTATTCATTCTATAAACATTCTGATTCACTGCCTGAAGGTTTCAACACATCTTCAGTCGTACCTTACTTCATCTTGACAGAAATGCCACCATTTGTTGGCGGTTTACTGATCGCAGCCATCTTCGCAGCTGCACAATCTACCATTTCTTCAAGCTTGAACTCCATTTCAGCATGTATTTCTGAAGACATTAAAGACCGCTTCTTCGGAAAAGGAAAAGACGAGAAGAGTGAAGTACTCTTTGCGAGAATCACTATTGTAGTGGCTGGTTTGCTCAGCTACTGTATCGCAATCTATTTAATTGCAGCAGATTCTAACAACTTGTGGGATTTATTCTTATTAGTAACTGGATTATTCGGTGTACCTTTGGCAGGTATCTTTGCAGTTGGAATCTTTACGAAACGCGCCAATACCTTAGGCGTTATCGTCGGCTTACTTGCAGGTGTAGTGATTGCATATTTGATGAAAGGCGTAGGCGGAGCGAACTCTCCATTCTATGTTTCTATTATTTCATTCTTTATCGCCTTCATCTTTGGTTATTTAATCAGTTTATTCGTACCTGCGAAAAACGCTAAAGATATTACAGCTCTGACAATTTATGATAAAGATAAACCATCTACTTACGTTTCTAAAGTAGCCACAAGAAAATAA
- a CDS encoding APC family permease: protein MNKLGFWSIVLLTINLIVGSGIFLSPGTVVGMAGKYTPLVYLIAASFAGVLAISFASAAKYVNKGGAAYAYSTAAFGEHIGFYVGIAQFIAGSIAWGVMATAVVKTILVITGGPSNNLLWITIGILILMVIIFCINIFGTKLFELVNNLSTAGKLISLGTVIIAGLIVIISTGKSHYYEIDHLVNTSHLDSSGFVMAIIAAFYAFTGFENVANGSQDMQSPEKNLPKAIPVAILIIGTAFIGLITIIMMLNPEALLRTKQVVSLVAIFKSPILYNIILYGALISMFGINIATSFSIPRMLESVAEKGQLPAWFKYRNQYGFPLHAFLVTALVAVLLPMSFRFEMDSIIVLSAISRFVQFLIVPAALITFYMGKAHDDVLDSAKKNIFTDMFMPSIALFLTVFMLLRFDWKSEFSVKHHDVLVPNYSAIIAMVIGYIILPIILFWINHRREVKRKAAEEC from the coding sequence TTGAATAAACTAGGATTTTGGTCCATCGTGCTGTTAACTATCAACTTAATAGTAGGTTCAGGCATTTTCTTATCCCCTGGAACAGTTGTTGGTATGGCAGGCAAGTATACACCGCTTGTTTATTTGATTGCTGCTTCCTTTGCAGGCGTTCTAGCTATTTCCTTTGCGTCCGCAGCTAAATATGTCAATAAAGGCGGCGCGGCTTATGCTTATTCGACAGCTGCTTTCGGAGAGCATATCGGCTTCTATGTCGGCATAGCTCAATTTATTGCAGGCAGTATTGCTTGGGGTGTGATGGCGACTGCAGTGGTGAAGACGATTTTAGTCATTACAGGTGGGCCTAGTAATAATCTATTATGGATTACCATCGGCATTTTAATATTAATGGTAATTATCTTTTGTATTAATATCTTCGGTACTAAATTATTTGAGTTAGTTAATAACCTTTCAACAGCAGGTAAATTGATCTCGCTTGGAACAGTAATTATAGCGGGTTTAATTGTCATTATTTCTACTGGCAAATCACATTACTATGAGATAGACCATCTCGTAAATACTTCACATTTAGATAGTTCAGGATTTGTAATGGCCATCATTGCTGCCTTCTATGCCTTTACAGGATTTGAAAATGTAGCAAACGGGTCTCAAGATATGCAATCTCCTGAAAAAAATCTGCCGAAAGCCATTCCAGTAGCTATCCTCATCATCGGAACAGCTTTTATAGGACTTATCACGATTATTATGATGCTTAATCCTGAGGCTTTACTCAGAACTAAACAAGTGGTCTCGCTTGTGGCAATCTTCAAATCGCCGATTCTCTATAACATTATTTTATATGGGGCTTTAATTTCAATGTTTGGCATCAATATTGCAACATCATTCTCCATTCCACGTATGTTGGAATCTGTTGCAGAAAAAGGACAGTTGCCAGCATGGTTTAAATATCGAAATCAATATGGCTTTCCGCTTCACGCTTTTCTAGTCACTGCCCTTGTTGCAGTGTTGCTGCCGATGTCCTTCCGCTTCGAAATGGACAGCATCATCGTACTCAGCGCAATTTCGCGATTTGTACAATTCTTAATCGTGCCCGCTGCTTTGATTACATTCTATATGGGCAAAGCGCACGACGATGTACTCGATTCTGCGAAAAAGAACATCTTTACAGATATGTTCATGCCAAGTATTGCTTTATTCCTGACTGTCTTCATGCTCTTAAGATTTGATTGGAAAAGCGAGTTTTCCGTGAAACATCATGACGTCTTAGTGCCGAATTATTCAGCAATCATTGCCATGGTAATAGGTTATATCATACTGCCAATAATTCTGTTTTGGATAAATCACCGTAGAGAAGTTAAAAGAAAAGCTGCAGAAGAATGTTAA
- a CDS encoding APC family permease, giving the protein MKKLGFWSIVLFAINSIIGSGIFLSPAAVIKIAGKYTPIVYIFAALLAAILAITFAAAAKYVTKSGAAYAYATAAFGENIGFYVGITRFIAGSIAWGVMATAVVKTVITIFGGDNTSFWMITLGLVLLMVILLIINMSGNKIFEIINNLSTIGKLLALLTTIVAGVVIVIMTRENHFNEINHIVDTSSINGSTLVMAVVAAFYAFTGFESVANASEDMKQPEKNLPRAIPLAILVIGVVYIGIILATMMVNPGALIKTKEVVSLVAVFDSPIIYNIILYGALISMFGINVAASFGTPRILEAIANENQVPHWFKKRTKQGFPFIAFMTTFLVAAVLPMAFQYDMTSIIILSSISRFIQFLVVPVGVLMFYFGKERGYTLENVHKNIVTDVVLPVISLLLTVLLLVMFDWKGQFSIKTDSGTMLNYYAITAMVIGYVILPAVLFWVNKKRIAK; this is encoded by the coding sequence ATGAAAAAATTAGGATTTTGGTCAATTGTTTTATTCGCAATCAACTCAATTATAGGATCAGGTATCTTTTTATCGCCAGCAGCCGTTATTAAAATTGCAGGGAAATATACACCCATCGTTTACATTTTCGCTGCGTTGTTAGCTGCTATTTTAGCCATTACTTTTGCGGCAGCAGCCAAATATGTAACTAAAAGTGGGGCAGCATATGCTTATGCAACTGCAGCTTTTGGTGAGAATATTGGTTTTTATGTAGGGATTACCAGATTTATCGCTGGTAGCATCGCTTGGGGTGTAATGGCAACTGCAGTAGTCAAGACAGTCATAACTATTTTCGGAGGAGATAACACCAGTTTCTGGATGATTACTTTAGGGCTAGTGTTATTGATGGTAATACTATTAATCATCAATATGTCCGGAAATAAAATTTTCGAGATTATTAATAATCTTTCTACCATCGGAAAATTACTTGCACTATTAACCACTATTGTAGCCGGAGTAGTCATTGTGATAATGACGCGAGAGAATCACTTCAATGAGATTAACCATATTGTAGATACTTCAAGTATTAACGGTTCTACTTTAGTGATGGCAGTTGTCGCCGCTTTCTATGCTTTTACAGGATTTGAAAGTGTAGCAAATGCATCAGAAGATATGAAACAGCCTGAAAAGAACTTGCCGAGAGCCATTCCTTTAGCTATTTTAGTTATTGGTGTAGTATATATCGGTATCATTTTAGCCACAATGATGGTAAATCCTGGAGCTTTGATTAAGACCAAAGAAGTCGTGTCACTTGTCGCAGTATTTGATTCACCTATTATTTACAACATTATTTTATACGGTGCTTTAATCTCAATGTTTGGTATCAACGTTGCCGCTTCCTTTGGAACACCAAGAATACTCGAGGCTATCGCAAATGAAAATCAAGTGCCACATTGGTTTAAGAAACGTACGAAACAAGGCTTTCCATTTATTGCCTTTATGACAACTTTCTTAGTGGCGGCAGTCTTACCAATGGCCTTCCAATATGATATGACCAGTATCATTATTTTAAGTTCCATTTCACGTTTTATCCAATTTTTAGTTGTGCCGGTAGGGGTATTGATGTTCTATTTTGGAAAAGAACGAGGCTATACCTTAGAAAATGTGCACAAGAACATAGTGACAGATGTAGTCTTACCTGTCATTTCATTACTACTTACCGTCCTTTTATTAGTCATGTTTGATTGGAAAGGACAATTCTCTATCAAAACTGATAGTGGCACAATGCTGAACTACTACGCAATAACAGCTATGGTCATCGGGTATGTCATACTTCCCGCAGTCTTATTTTGGGTCAATAAAAAAAGAATAGCAAAATAA
- a CDS encoding class I SAM-dependent methyltransferase, which yields MADQRNAFTLRLLEDANIHPEMRVLDIGCGPGEVTGLLAALVGVSGKVIGIDNNTQLLNLAKQNHSGENIEYREADLYNLPNDLGQFDAIVGRRVLMYLPDPMQALENLKPLLKPDGLFIFQESDAINGGTGGDALPRHQQAIQWVWQTVELEGGDIHIGEKLYEMYVQLGIEAPHIIAEVVMQTSKENDLAWLVEMMLPRMQEHQVLNRDFSIDTFKKELQEEAEGVNTAFIRDTAFGIWGKLK from the coding sequence ATGGCAGACCAACGTAATGCGTTTACGCTCAGATTATTAGAAGATGCAAACATTCATCCAGAAATGCGCGTGTTAGATATAGGATGCGGACCTGGAGAAGTGACAGGACTGCTGGCAGCGCTAGTAGGTGTTTCTGGGAAAGTCATCGGTATCGATAACAACACGCAATTATTGAATCTCGCGAAGCAAAATCATAGTGGTGAGAATATTGAATATAGAGAAGCGGATTTGTACAACTTACCAAATGATTTAGGACAATTTGATGCAATAGTAGGACGCCGTGTCCTCATGTATCTACCTGACCCCATGCAAGCTTTAGAAAATTTAAAACCATTGTTGAAACCAGATGGTCTATTTATTTTCCAAGAAAGTGATGCGATTAATGGTGGTACAGGAGGAGATGCGCTGCCTCGCCACCAGCAAGCCATTCAATGGGTTTGGCAAACAGTCGAGTTGGAAGGCGGAGACATTCATATCGGTGAGAAATTGTACGAGATGTACGTTCAGCTCGGCATTGAAGCGCCGCATATTATAGCAGAAGTCGTGATGCAGACATCGAAAGAGAACGATCTTGCTTGGCTCGTAGAAATGATGTTACCGAGAATGCAGGAACATCAAGTGTTGAATAGAGATTTCTCTATTGATACCTTTAAAAAAGAATTGCAGGAAGAAGCGGAAGGCGTAAATACTGCCTTTATCCGAGATACCGCTTTCGGCATTTGGGGAAAGCTTAAATAA